One genomic segment of Brevibacillus laterosporus LMG 15441 includes these proteins:
- a CDS encoding Asp23/Gls24 family envelope stress response protein, with translation MPVEMNTPLGKIDVSEEVIARIAGGAAMEVFGLVGMASRKALKDGIAELLKKDNLSKGVVVRNENNDVSLDLHIIVSYGTKISEVAGNVQSRVRYTLEQTLGVEVSAINIYVQGVRTDREL, from the coding sequence ATGCCAGTTGAAATGAATACACCTCTTGGAAAAATTGATGTTAGTGAGGAAGTAATCGCTCGAATTGCTGGCGGGGCCGCCATGGAAGTATTTGGATTGGTGGGTATGGCTTCCCGTAAAGCATTAAAGGACGGAATTGCAGAACTTCTAAAAAAGGATAATTTGAGTAAAGGCGTTGTTGTTCGCAATGAGAATAACGATGTTAGCTTAGATTTGCATATTATTGTGAGCTATGGTACAAAGATTTCTGAAGTGGCTGGCAATGTGCAGAGCCGTGTGCGATATACACTCGAACAAACGCTAGGAGTCGAGGTATCGGCGATTAATATATATGTCCAAGGGGTCAGAACAGACCGTGAACTGTAA
- the rpmB gene encoding 50S ribosomal protein L28 — translation MSRKCFVTGKTAKAGNARSHSMRASRRTWGVNVQKVRILVNGKPKRVYVSTRALKSGLVTRV, via the coding sequence ATGTCACGTAAATGTTTTGTTACTGGAAAAACAGCGAAAGCTGGTAATGCGCGTTCTCACTCTATGCGTGCTAGCCGCCGTACTTGGGGTGTTAACGTTCAAAAAGTGCGCATCCTTGTTAACGGGAAACCAAAACGCGTTTATGTAAGCACTAGAGCTTTGAAATCTGGTCTTGTAACTCGCGTATAA
- the spoVM gene encoding stage V sporulation protein SpoVM: protein MRFYTIKLPKILGGMVRAMIEAFNKKAK from the coding sequence ATGCGTTTCTATACGATCAAGTTGCCGAAAATTCTAGGTGGTATGGTTCGCGCCATGATTGAAGCTTTCAATAAGAAAGCCAAGTAA
- a CDS encoding thiamine diphosphokinase, with translation MIDFTIHICTGGDLDMLPQMEREDLLIGVDGGAIALLEGGMIPHIAVGDFDTIQEEGLRLLQEAGIAIKKFSAMKNATDTEIAVEIAMEAAREHLRDLSATLDSEDGVVHLYPDHRFKIIMYGAVGSRLDHSLANLSLLKKAHREGVWMEIVNRQNRVMLLSDHFPNVNLRGHSGEFLSLVPASQEVTGIYLTGFAYPLTDATIAFGSSIGISNEWASEYGKIERASGDLFVIAARDC, from the coding sequence ATGATTGATTTTACTATACATATTTGCACAGGTGGAGACCTCGATATGCTGCCGCAGATGGAGAGAGAGGATTTATTAATCGGAGTGGACGGGGGAGCGATTGCTTTACTAGAAGGAGGGATGATCCCGCATATTGCCGTGGGGGATTTTGATACCATTCAGGAAGAGGGGCTTAGACTGCTTCAGGAGGCAGGTATTGCTATTAAAAAGTTCTCCGCCATGAAGAATGCCACTGACACGGAAATTGCCGTAGAGATCGCTATGGAGGCTGCACGAGAGCATTTGCGTGATTTGAGTGCTACACTAGATAGCGAGGATGGTGTCGTGCATTTATATCCAGATCATCGCTTCAAGATCATAATGTATGGGGCGGTAGGTAGTAGATTGGATCATTCGCTTGCCAATTTATCACTGTTAAAAAAAGCGCATCGTGAAGGTGTCTGGATGGAGATTGTTAATCGACAAAATCGTGTCATGCTGTTATCCGATCATTTTCCAAACGTCAATCTTCGCGGACACTCTGGTGAATTTCTGTCCTTAGTGCCAGCTTCGCAGGAGGTGACTGGCATTTATTTAACAGGCTTTGCTTATCCATTGACCGATGCGACTATTGCATTTGGCTCCTCTATTGGGATTAGTAATGAATGGGCAAGTGAATATGGCAAAATAGAACGTGCATCAGGGGATTTATTTGTGATCGCAGCCCGAGATTGTTAA
- a CDS encoding amino acid ABC transporter ATP-binding protein, producing the protein MVKIESLHKAYGKLEVLKGISTSIKKGDVVAIIGPSGSGKSTFLRCMNMLEEPTKGQVMINGMDITNSKGNIQEIRQKVGMVFQHFHLFPHMTVLQNLTYAPIKVKKLTKAVAEKKGMELLERVGLADKAGVYPSSLSGGQKQRVAIARALAMEPEIMLFDEPTSALDPEMVKEVLEVMKSLANSGMTMAIVTHEMGFAREVADRVLFLDGGLLIEDASPQEFFTNPTSERARQFLEKVL; encoded by the coding sequence ATGGTTAAAATTGAAAGTTTGCATAAAGCATACGGGAAACTGGAGGTTCTGAAAGGAATCAGTACCAGCATTAAAAAAGGGGATGTAGTTGCTATTATTGGACCATCTGGTTCGGGCAAATCTACATTTTTACGTTGCATGAATATGCTAGAGGAGCCTACAAAGGGACAAGTAATGATCAACGGGATGGATATTACCAATTCGAAGGGAAACATCCAAGAGATTCGGCAGAAGGTGGGAATGGTGTTTCAGCATTTTCATTTGTTCCCACATATGACGGTACTGCAAAACCTGACCTACGCACCAATCAAGGTAAAAAAATTAACGAAGGCGGTTGCGGAGAAAAAGGGAATGGAGCTTTTGGAACGCGTTGGGCTGGCTGATAAGGCAGGGGTCTATCCAAGTAGCTTATCAGGTGGGCAAAAGCAACGTGTTGCGATTGCGCGAGCCTTAGCAATGGAACCAGAGATTATGCTCTTTGATGAGCCCACGTCCGCTCTTGATCCAGAAATGGTCAAAGAGGTCTTAGAAGTTATGAAAAGCCTGGCGAACTCTGGTATGACAATGGCAATTGTTACACATGAGATGGGCTTTGCTCGTGAAGTGGCAGATCGTGTACTGTTTTTGGATGGCGGGTTGCTAATTGAGGATGCCTCCCCGCAGGAGTTTTTTACAAATCCAACAAGTGAACGTGCCCGTCAGTTTTTGGAAAAAGTATTATAA
- a CDS encoding amino acid ABC transporter permease → MPIDFSVLTPHIPYMLEGMGITLQFTVLSVFFGFILGTILTLCKISNSKSLQIFAAFYTSIFRGTPLLVQLLLIYYAIPQLTDYQIPALFAGVLAFSLNSAAYLSETMRAGILAVDKGQWEAAKALGVPYSRMMKDIIFPQAIRNILPAIMNEFITLLKDSSLVSVIGVAEILRRADVVKGQLYIYFEPLVFAGLQYYILVMILTLLSTWLERRLRRNG, encoded by the coding sequence ATACCAATAGATTTTTCAGTGCTTACACCACATATACCCTACATGCTAGAGGGTATGGGAATTACCTTACAATTTACGGTTTTATCGGTTTTTTTCGGATTTATTCTGGGCACAATCCTAACCCTATGTAAAATATCCAATAGCAAATCTTTACAGATATTTGCTGCTTTTTATACAAGTATTTTTCGTGGTACACCATTGCTGGTTCAACTCTTATTGATTTATTATGCCATTCCGCAATTAACCGATTATCAGATTCCAGCTTTATTTGCTGGGGTTCTCGCTTTTAGCTTGAATTCCGCAGCCTATTTGTCAGAGACCATGCGCGCTGGAATTTTGGCTGTAGACAAGGGGCAGTGGGAAGCGGCTAAGGCATTAGGGGTTCCTTACTCTCGCATGATGAAGGATATTATTTTTCCTCAGGCGATTCGTAACATTTTACCTGCCATTATGAATGAATTTATTACCTTACTTAAGGACTCATCCTTAGTATCCGTTATTGGAGTGGCGGAAATCTTGCGCCGTGCAGATGTCGTCAAGGGTCAATTGTATATTTATTTTGAGCCTTTAGTGTTTGCAGGCTTACAGTACTATATTTTGGTTATGATTTTAACGCTACTGTCTACATGGCTAGAACGGAGGCTGCGTCGTAATGGTTAA
- a CDS encoding transporter substrate-binding domain-containing protein, with protein MRKSTKSFAAIALSTLLSVSLLTGCGSASQDSGNAANKNTDQATAKTLTMFTSADYYPYEFHETKDGNDQIVGMDIDIATYIAKELGYELKVVDTDFNGLVPALQSKRADFVMAGMSTSPERKKNVDFSNNYYEAKNTLVSKKDSPITKPEQLSGKRLAAQIGSMQEKAAQVIAKEVNGVEVVSLNKMGEIIQEVVTGRSAAAVVENTIAQGFLEKNPGLQSTVMTTNNTEGYAIAFPKGSEHVEKFNEILKKMEENGEMDKLIKKWLGQ; from the coding sequence ATGAGAAAATCTACAAAATCATTCGCAGCAATTGCCTTATCTACTTTATTATCTGTTTCTTTATTAACAGGCTGTGGTTCTGCTAGTCAGGACAGTGGAAATGCAGCTAACAAAAACACAGATCAAGCAACGGCTAAAACCTTAACGATGTTCACGTCAGCGGATTACTATCCGTATGAATTCCATGAAACAAAGGATGGCAATGACCAAATTGTAGGCATGGACATCGATATTGCTACTTATATTGCAAAGGAACTTGGTTATGAATTAAAAGTAGTGGATACAGATTTTAATGGTCTGGTTCCTGCTCTTCAATCAAAACGAGCAGACTTCGTAATGGCGGGGATGTCCACTTCACCTGAGCGTAAGAAGAATGTAGATTTCTCCAATAATTATTATGAAGCAAAAAATACATTAGTGAGCAAAAAAGACTCGCCTATAACCAAGCCAGAACAGCTATCAGGTAAACGGCTAGCCGCTCAAATTGGCTCTATGCAAGAAAAGGCCGCTCAAGTGATTGCGAAAGAGGTTAATGGGGTTGAGGTGGTTTCCTTAAATAAAATGGGAGAAATCATTCAAGAGGTGGTTACGGGTCGATCTGCGGCGGCAGTTGTAGAAAATACCATCGCCCAAGGCTTTCTGGAGAAAAACCCTGGTTTGCAATCAACGGTTATGACAACAAATAATACAGAAGGTTACGCAATTGCTTTCCCAAAAGGATCAGAACATGTGGAAAAGTTTAATGAAATCTTGAAAAAGATGGAAGAAAACGGTGAAATGGACAAACTGATTAAAAAGTGGCTGGGACAATAA
- the rpe gene encoding ribulose-phosphate 3-epimerase: protein MVKIAPSILSADFARLGEEIKDVERGGADWIHVDVMDGHFVPNITIGPLIVDAIRPVTQLPLDVHLMIEEPDRYIAQFAKSGADYITVHQEACRHLHRTIHHIKEQGVKAGVVLNPATPISTIEHVLEDLDLVLLMTVNPGFGGQKFIHSVLPKIRDLRHLLNERGLSHVDIEIDGGVNAQTARLCEDAGATVLVAGSAVYNQPDRAKAIAEIRG, encoded by the coding sequence ATGGTAAAAATCGCACCATCTATTCTATCAGCTGATTTTGCTCGCTTAGGAGAAGAGATTAAAGATGTAGAACGTGGAGGCGCTGACTGGATTCATGTAGATGTAATGGATGGTCATTTTGTCCCTAATATTACGATAGGTCCCTTGATCGTCGATGCGATTCGTCCAGTCACACAACTTCCTTTAGACGTACATCTGATGATTGAAGAACCGGATCGCTATATCGCTCAATTTGCTAAAAGTGGAGCAGATTACATCACTGTTCATCAGGAAGCTTGCCGCCATTTACATCGAACTATTCACCACATTAAAGAACAAGGTGTAAAGGCAGGGGTTGTTTTAAATCCAGCTACTCCAATTAGCACGATCGAGCATGTGCTAGAGGATTTGGATCTGGTGTTATTGATGACGGTAAACCCAGGCTTTGGCGGTCAAAAATTTATACATAGCGTATTACCAAAAATACGTGATCTACGTCATTTATTAAATGAACGTGGTTTATCTCATGTTGATATTGAAATTGATGGTGGGGTAAATGCTCAAACGGCACGCTTGTGTGAGGATGCTGGAGCAACTGTACTTGTCGCAGGTTCTGCTGTTTATAATCAACCAGATCGAGCAAAGGCGATCGCTGAGATTCGCGGCTAA
- the rsgA gene encoding ribosome small subunit-dependent GTPase A gives MPEGRIVKALSGFYYVADQANPERIVQCRARGLFKKKGAKITPLVGDWVVFEAPNDRDGYVMEIEERTSELVRPSIANVDLAVLVFSAKEPDMSPLLLDKFLVHTEHAGIDAIIVITKADLLEEQDCSRFVAEYEKVGYRVIPTSILDRRGVEQVREELIGKLAVFAGQSGVGKSSLLNAIFPGISLQTGEISQKLGRGRHTTRHVELLPLKEGGYVADTPGFSSLDFINMTELDLAQAFRDFEQRSDECKFRGCLHITEPSCAVQAALQAGEIVEHRYKHYLQFMEELREYLRRNKQW, from the coding sequence ATGCCAGAAGGGCGAATTGTAAAAGCATTAAGTGGATTTTATTACGTGGCCGATCAAGCGAATCCAGAGCGAATCGTCCAATGTCGAGCTCGTGGCTTGTTTAAAAAGAAAGGGGCAAAGATTACCCCTTTAGTTGGCGATTGGGTTGTATTTGAGGCCCCAAATGATCGAGATGGGTATGTGATGGAGATAGAAGAGCGAACAAGTGAGCTGGTTCGCCCTTCTATTGCCAATGTTGATTTAGCTGTCCTAGTATTCTCTGCTAAGGAGCCTGATATGAGTCCGTTGCTGTTGGATAAATTCCTTGTGCATACGGAGCATGCTGGCATTGATGCGATTATTGTTATTACGAAGGCAGATTTATTGGAAGAGCAAGATTGCAGCAGGTTTGTAGCGGAATATGAAAAGGTGGGATATCGAGTGATTCCCACCTCCATTCTTGATCGGCGTGGTGTAGAACAAGTCCGTGAAGAGCTGATTGGAAAGCTAGCGGTGTTTGCTGGACAATCAGGAGTAGGGAAATCATCTTTGCTAAATGCTATTTTTCCAGGAATAAGTCTACAAACGGGAGAAATCAGCCAAAAGCTAGGACGCGGTCGACACACTACTCGCCACGTAGAGCTGCTTCCATTAAAGGAAGGTGGCTATGTTGCGGATACACCTGGATTTAGTTCATTGGATTTTATCAATATGACCGAGCTAGATTTGGCGCAAGCATTTCGTGATTTTGAGCAACGAAGCGATGAGTGTAAGTTCCGGGGATGTTTGCATATAACGGAACCAAGCTGTGCAGTCCAAGCGGCTTTGCAGGCTGGTGAAATCGTTGAACATCGTTATAAACATTATCTACAGTTCATGGAAGAGTTGAGAGAATACCTGAGGAGGAACAAACAATGGTAA
- the pknB gene encoding Stk1 family PASTA domain-containing Ser/Thr kinase, with protein MQGQRLGGRYQLEEVIGGGGMAIVYKARDLVLNRIVAVKLLRPQFGTDEDFVERFRREAQAVASLSHHNIVNVYDVGQDDDIHYMVMEYIEGSTLKEIITAQGGMMMSEAVRIAMQVCDALDHAHQNQIIHRDIKPHNIMIGTNGRVKVTDFGIARAVTSQTITQTGSVLGSVHYFSPEQARGGITAEKSDIYSLGIVLYEMVTGTLPFSGDSPITVALKHLQDPLPEPRKLNPAIPQSLENVIIRALAKDPFQRYKSAREMYEDLETCLSTERRHESKLTFASDIDDEETRVISAITPDMLEKNKQDSYQPRTYPTRTPQKVASTEEQYRDEEEEEEENLANKKKGIWWKRSLLWSGIAVLFVVLAIFGFNLAMKILTVPETDVPNVIGMTREQADTALKNAGLSATFEEAFNAEDKGKVFEQDPAATRRVKENSAVIVMISKGKQLLPTPDYVGMSQQEAEQKARLANFKEVKIVMKESNDVPAGQVMTQDPMPNVNLAFVDTVMTLTVSEGKKRTKVPNDLVGKHWEMAKASLNNVNLKEGELSEQGSYEHRERGIVLSTNPPANTVVEEGTKVNMVISNGQWPSDAKIVSVPVHVEHDPVEVPSATIEIVVNDARKTELKPIHQSISESADFSVEVILSPETNGKIEVRKNGETINTIDVDYQSYP; from the coding sequence ATGCAAGGTCAACGACTAGGTGGGCGCTATCAACTTGAGGAAGTGATTGGTGGCGGCGGAATGGCTATTGTTTACAAAGCCAGAGATCTTGTATTAAATCGAATCGTTGCCGTCAAATTGCTAAGACCCCAATTTGGCACGGACGAAGACTTTGTAGAGAGATTTCGCAGAGAAGCGCAAGCGGTAGCAAGTCTTTCGCATCATAATATCGTCAATGTTTATGATGTTGGGCAAGACGATGATATTCATTATATGGTGATGGAATATATCGAAGGCTCAACCTTAAAGGAAATTATCACCGCCCAAGGTGGCATGATGATGAGTGAGGCGGTTCGAATCGCGATGCAGGTGTGTGACGCACTAGATCACGCCCATCAAAACCAGATCATTCATCGCGATATTAAGCCGCACAATATCATGATTGGAACGAATGGTCGTGTGAAGGTAACGGATTTTGGGATTGCCCGTGCGGTTACGTCACAGACGATTACACAGACGGGTTCGGTACTTGGCTCAGTCCATTATTTTTCTCCTGAACAAGCTCGTGGAGGAATCACGGCAGAGAAATCCGACATTTATTCTCTCGGAATTGTACTGTATGAAATGGTTACCGGCACGTTGCCATTTTCAGGAGATTCACCCATTACTGTAGCGCTTAAGCATTTACAAGACCCATTGCCTGAACCACGTAAATTAAATCCAGCTATTCCACAAAGCTTGGAAAATGTTATTATTCGTGCTTTGGCTAAGGACCCATTTCAGCGCTACAAGTCTGCACGGGAAATGTATGAGGACTTGGAAACGTGCTTGTCAACAGAAAGACGTCATGAATCAAAGCTTACGTTTGCAAGTGATATAGATGATGAAGAAACAAGGGTCATTTCAGCAATCACGCCAGATATGCTGGAGAAAAATAAACAAGATAGCTATCAACCGAGAACCTATCCTACCCGCACTCCTCAAAAGGTGGCAAGCACAGAGGAGCAATATAGAGACGAGGAGGAAGAGGAGGAGGAGAACTTGGCTAACAAGAAAAAGGGGATCTGGTGGAAGCGAAGCCTTCTTTGGTCTGGTATCGCTGTTCTATTCGTTGTTTTGGCTATTTTTGGTTTTAACCTTGCAATGAAGATACTCACTGTTCCAGAAACAGATGTACCTAATGTGATTGGAATGACGAGAGAGCAAGCAGATACGGCCCTGAAAAATGCTGGATTAAGTGCTACGTTTGAAGAGGCCTTTAATGCCGAAGACAAGGGCAAGGTTTTTGAGCAAGATCCAGCGGCAACAAGGCGCGTTAAAGAAAATAGCGCAGTAATTGTAATGATCAGTAAAGGAAAACAATTGCTACCGACTCCTGATTACGTCGGTATGTCACAACAGGAAGCAGAACAAAAAGCACGTTTAGCTAACTTTAAGGAAGTAAAGATTGTTATGAAAGAAAGCAATGATGTTCCAGCGGGACAGGTCATGACTCAAGATCCAATGCCAAATGTTAATCTTGCTTTTGTAGATACTGTCATGACCTTAACGGTTAGTGAAGGGAAAAAACGGACAAAAGTACCAAACGATTTAGTTGGTAAGCATTGGGAGATGGCGAAAGCTTCTCTTAACAATGTAAATCTAAAGGAGGGAGAATTATCAGAGCAGGGTTCTTATGAACACCGGGAAAGAGGTATTGTCCTTTCCACAAATCCTCCTGCTAACACTGTAGTCGAAGAAGGTACGAAGGTTAACATGGTAATAAGCAATGGACAATGGCCTTCTGATGCCAAGATTGTAAGTGTTCCTGTTCATGTTGAGCACGATCCTGTCGAAGTACCTTCTGCAACCATTGAAATCGTTGTAAATGATGCTCGCAAAACGGAACTAAAGCCCATTCATCAATCTATATCAGAAAGCGCTGATTTTAGCGTTGAAGTAATCTTATCGCCAGAGACGAATGGAAAAATCGAGGTTAGGAAGAATGGCGAAACAATCAATACCATAGATGTTGATTATCAATCGTATCCGTAA
- a CDS encoding Stp1/IreP family PP2C-type Ser/Thr phosphatase — MEIAMKSHVGCVRQVNEDFYACAVDLAGRVLAVVADGMGGHQAGDVASKMAVERILKEMKKVEHSMAPLEERELLMDALLLANQEVYEYAEAHPECNGMGTTVVATLIGNDEGVTAHIGDSRLYIYKENELIQHTEDHSLVQELLKSGQINQMEASLHPQRNVLMRALGTEDHVRIDLGQFEWSDGDIVLLCSDGLSNKVPEEIIEEWLAKPIPLQQSVDALVQYALDAGGEDNITCVAIRNKKKPSQVCEKEGGGECKVND; from the coding sequence ATGGAAATAGCGATGAAATCGCATGTGGGGTGCGTCCGACAAGTTAATGAGGATTTTTATGCCTGTGCAGTTGACCTGGCTGGACGCGTACTTGCAGTTGTCGCAGATGGCATGGGCGGTCATCAAGCTGGCGATGTTGCGAGCAAAATGGCGGTTGAACGCATTTTAAAAGAAATGAAAAAAGTTGAACATAGCATGGCTCCTTTAGAAGAGCGAGAATTATTGATGGATGCTTTACTTCTTGCTAATCAAGAGGTATATGAGTATGCCGAGGCACATCCGGAGTGTAATGGGATGGGAACCACAGTCGTTGCTACACTAATAGGAAATGATGAGGGTGTCACCGCACACATTGGTGATAGTCGTTTGTATATTTATAAGGAAAATGAGCTGATTCAGCATACAGAGGACCATTCGCTTGTACAGGAATTGTTAAAAAGCGGGCAAATCAATCAAATGGAGGCGTCCCTGCATCCGCAGCGCAATGTCCTGATGAGAGCTCTAGGTACGGAGGATCATGTTCGAATTGATCTGGGACAGTTTGAGTGGTCAGATGGCGATATTGTGCTGCTTTGCTCAGACGGATTATCCAACAAAGTTCCAGAAGAGATCATAGAGGAATGGTTAGCTAAACCAATACCTTTGCAGCAAAGCGTGGACGCACTCGTTCAATATGCACTTGATGCAGGGGGAGAAGATAATATTACTTGTGTGGCCATACGTAATAAAAAGAAGCCTTCGCAAGTCTGTGAGAAAGAGGGGGGAGGAGAATGCAAGGTCAACGACTAG
- the rlmN gene encoding 23S rRNA (adenine(2503)-C(2))-methyltransferase RlmN has protein sequence MNITSFTDNKPLIYSLRLEEMKQWLEENGEKAFRAAQIFDWLYVKRVTAFEEMSNLSKALRDKLNEEFRINALTEITHQESADGTIKFLFQLIDGHAIETVIMRHNYGNSVCVTTQVGCRIGCTFCASTLGGLKRNLDAGEIVAQVLQAQRALDADEGRVSHVVVMGIGEPFENFEPLLSFLNIINDNRGLNIGQRHITVSTSGIVPKIYEFAERGGQVNLAISLHAPNTELRTKLMPINRGFPLEKLMEACHHYIAKTGRRISFEYGLFGGQNDQPHHAEELAELIGDMLCHVNLIPVNYVPERDYVRTAKNDIFTFKRILDDRGINVTIRREHGSDIAAACGQLRAQHAKETAG, from the coding sequence ATGAACATTACGTCATTTACAGACAATAAACCCTTAATCTATAGCTTGCGTCTTGAAGAAATGAAACAATGGCTGGAAGAGAACGGGGAAAAAGCATTTCGAGCTGCACAAATTTTTGACTGGTTATATGTGAAACGAGTAACAGCATTTGAAGAGATGAGCAACCTGTCGAAGGCCTTGCGTGATAAATTAAATGAGGAGTTTCGCATCAATGCGCTAACCGAAATTACACATCAGGAATCAGCGGATGGAACAATCAAGTTCTTATTCCAACTGATAGATGGGCATGCCATTGAAACGGTAATCATGCGCCACAATTACGGAAATAGCGTATGTGTAACAACACAGGTAGGGTGTCGCATTGGCTGTACGTTCTGTGCATCGACACTGGGTGGCTTAAAGCGAAATCTGGATGCCGGTGAAATTGTGGCACAAGTATTGCAAGCCCAACGTGCCCTAGATGCAGATGAAGGACGTGTAAGTCATGTAGTTGTTATGGGGATTGGCGAACCATTTGAGAATTTTGAACCACTATTATCCTTCTTGAACATCATTAATGACAACCGGGGATTAAATATTGGTCAACGGCATATTACCGTTTCCACCAGCGGAATCGTGCCTAAGATTTATGAATTTGCTGAGCGTGGAGGGCAGGTGAACCTAGCTATTTCCCTTCATGCCCCTAACACAGAGCTAAGAACCAAGCTAATGCCGATCAATCGCGGCTTCCCGTTGGAAAAATTAATGGAAGCTTGTCATCATTATATAGCTAAAACGGGGCGTCGTATCTCCTTTGAGTACGGTTTGTTTGGTGGTCAGAACGACCAGCCGCATCATGCGGAAGAATTAGCCGAGTTAATCGGCGATATGCTTTGCCACGTTAACCTAATACCTGTGAACTACGTGCCAGAACGCGATTATGTTCGCACGGCTAAAAATGATATTTTCACCTTTAAACGCATTTTAGACGATCGCGGTATAAACGTTACAATTCGACGGGAGCACGGCAGTGATATTGCGGCTGCTTGCGGTCAATTGCGTGCGCAACACGCGAAAGAAACGGCAGGGTGA
- the rsmB gene encoding 16S rRNA (cytosine(967)-C(5))-methyltransferase RsmB produces the protein MSKTRSTTAREVALDVLVRVEENQSYSNLELKYALGEAGLSKADVGLVTELVYGTIQRRMTLDEVIGQFVKGGTKKLQGWVLQLLRMSLYQVRFLDRVPDRAAVHEAVEIAKKRGHKGISSLVNGVLRNILRQPESWEKLPKGITKQIAVTESHPEWLVKRWVKQYGEETTRAICHSNNQSPMPSIRVNRLRTTADALLQEMKEAFPEAAKSELTPDALLLQSGHAAGSSWFQEGFCTIQDESSMLVAPALHLTPNLRVLDACAAPGGKTTHMAELMGNQGEILACDVHPHKRELIEQNAKRLGITIITTMVADAADLVDRNVGEFDRILLDAPCSGFGVIRRKPDLKWNKTAEDIKAISEIQYDLLERVAPLLKPDGYLVYSTCTIDSQENQDVVERFIAEHPEYELDKSLAEDLPTGLTEKIDASKGYVQILPHHFSSDGFFIARIKRVSK, from the coding sequence GTGTCAAAAACGAGAAGTACAACAGCGCGGGAAGTAGCCCTAGATGTTCTAGTGAGAGTAGAAGAGAATCAATCCTATAGCAACCTAGAATTGAAATACGCTTTAGGTGAAGCAGGCCTTTCCAAAGCAGATGTAGGATTGGTAACGGAGCTTGTTTATGGAACAATTCAACGCCGAATGACGTTAGATGAAGTGATTGGTCAATTTGTAAAAGGTGGTACAAAAAAGCTTCAGGGCTGGGTCCTGCAATTATTACGGATGAGCCTGTATCAGGTTCGTTTTTTGGATCGTGTTCCCGATCGAGCAGCCGTACATGAAGCGGTTGAGATTGCCAAAAAGCGCGGACACAAGGGGATTTCCTCATTAGTCAACGGGGTTTTGCGCAATATTCTTCGCCAACCAGAGTCATGGGAAAAACTACCTAAAGGCATAACAAAGCAAATTGCGGTCACCGAGTCACATCCAGAGTGGCTGGTCAAGCGCTGGGTTAAGCAATATGGTGAGGAAACCACCAGAGCGATCTGTCACAGCAATAATCAGTCGCCTATGCCAAGCATTCGAGTAAATCGTTTGCGAACAACTGCTGATGCGTTGTTACAAGAAATGAAGGAAGCATTCCCTGAGGCTGCAAAATCTGAGCTAACGCCAGATGCTCTTTTGCTACAAAGTGGACATGCAGCAGGGTCTTCTTGGTTTCAAGAAGGATTTTGCACCATTCAGGACGAAAGCTCTATGCTAGTGGCCCCTGCCCTGCACCTTACTCCAAACCTACGAGTTCTGGATGCTTGTGCGGCACCAGGTGGGAAAACAACGCATATGGCAGAGTTGATGGGCAATCAGGGGGAGATTCTTGCTTGCGATGTCCATCCTCATAAACGCGAGCTAATTGAACAAAATGCGAAACGTCTAGGAATTACGATTATCACAACAATGGTAGCGGATGCGGCTGATTTAGTAGACCGTAACGTGGGTGAATTTGATCGGATTTTACTAGATGCTCCTTGCAGCGGATTTGGTGTCATTCGCCGTAAGCCTGACCTGAAATGGAATAAAACAGCAGAGGATATAAAAGCGATCTCTGAGATTCAATATGATTTGCTGGAGCGCGTTGCTCCTTTACTAAAGCCGGATGGTTACCTCGTTTATAGTACATGCACAATCGATTCTCAGGAAAATCAAGATGTTGTGGAGCGTTTTATTGCCGAGCACCCAGAGTATGAGCTGGATAAATCATTGGCAGAAGACTTGCCTACAGGCTTAACTGAAAAGATTGATGCTTCGAAGGGCTATGTGCAGATTTTGCCACACCACTTTTCTAGCGATGGATTCTTTATTGCCAGAATAAAGCGTGTTTCTAAATAA